The nucleotide window GAACTCTGCTAACGGAGTTCATTAGCCAAGCCCCACAGCCCCCAAATCCCCGTCAGCGTGGTTGCAGCTAGGACGCGAATTTTGCGGTCGCATGGCCCCAGCTAGCTGCAACCCCGCTGACAAAACAGGGATTCCAAAGGGGGCCCGCCCCTTTGGTGGGGTGCAGGGGCAACGCCCCTGCCCGCCGGAGGCCCCGCACAAAAAAAGCGCATCGCCTTGAGGCGATGCGCTTTGCCTTATCGTACAGGGTTTCCGTCTTACGGCATGACCTTCATCAGATAGGCCTCTTCGGGATCAAGATACTTGCGGGCGATTTCGCGAATATCTTCAGGCGTGACCTTGGTAGCCAGTTCGATGAGCTTGGCCTCGTAGTCACGGGGAAGCCCTCGAACCATGAGTCCGGCGGCTTCGCGTGAGCGTGAGAGCAGGGTCTGCTTGTCCTGATAGTAGTCGCCTTCAATGATATTGCGGGCTCGCACTATCTCGTTTTCGGGCAGCAGGTTCTTCTTGAGGTCTTCTGCCACCTTCTTGAAGCCGTCCATGGACTGCTCCACTTTTTCAGGGCTGGTGCCGATGTAGAAGCCGAGGATGCCTGCTTCGTCGGCCTGCCAGAGCAGCGCGGTGACGGTGTAGGCAAGGCCTTGCTTGTCGCGCAGGTCGCGGAAGAGCAGACCGCTCTGACCGGAGAGTACGGACTTGAGTACAGTGAGTTCGGCAGTGGCTTCGGCGTCGAGCTTACCGGGCACGGGGAAGGTCAGCAACAGATGGGCCTGATTCCTGTCGGGCAGATTCAGGGTCTTTTCGTGCTCTTCACGCCAGACGGGAGCGCCGTATTCTGTAGGATCCGGTTCCGGGGCCAGCGTTTCGGCAAGGCCCTTGGCGAAGGCTTCGATGGATTCGCGATCAAAGTCGCCGCTGACAGACATGACAAACGGGCGCTTGGACTGCTGATGCCAATAGTTCCAGGCCTGCTTGCGGGTCAGTTCGGTGAGGATGTCCACGGTTCCGTCATGCAGATATCCATAAGGGCCGCCCTTGAAGAGGAGCGGAAACAGGTGGCGGAACATGAGACCCATGGGTCGGTCTTCGCGCCGCTTGATCTCGGATATCTGGTCCATTCGGGAGCGGTCCACTTCTTCGGGGCGGAAGGCGGGCTCGGTGAGCGTCTGTCCGATGACCGGGAGCAGCTCTTCGGTGAAACGGGTGGGAAACTTGGCGTCGAAGGCGAAGATGGTCCGTCCGGAGGTTGCGCCCATGCTGGCGGCGCGGTCAGACATGAAATCTTCCAGTTCGGTATTGGTGAGTCTGGAAGTGCCGCGTGTCAACGCCTTGGCCGCGAGCGCGGGAAGGCCCTGCTCGTTTTCTTCTATAAGGGAGTCGCCGCCGCGCCAGTAAAGGCTCATTGCGGTGTAGGGAAGCGTTTCGTCGGGGATGAGCACCAGCTTGGAGTCGCCGGGCAACTCGATCACGGTTTCCTCGGTCACGCTCTGCTTTGCGGACTCGGCCGCGGCGGTCGCCTTGCCGTCCCAGGTCTTGGTCACTTGTGTTTCCAGTGCTTCCGCGGTCAGATCGCTCCCTTCGGGGGTCAGCACGCAGGCGGAAAGCCTGTCGGGACGCACATACTTGTCGAACAGCTGACCCATTTCGGAACGATCGACGTGTTCGAGATCGAAAAGGTAATTCTTTTCTGCCTGCTCGCCACCTTCAAAGAACTGGAAATAGCCAATCTTGCTGGCGAGTCCGCCAAGGGTTTCCTTGGCGAGGAACATGGAGTCACTGATATTCAGGCGTGCGCGCTCGATTTCGCGCTCAGTGAACACGGAAGGGTCAAAGCTTTCGAATTCATTCAGCAGCGCGGGCCAGAACTCGTCAACCTTGTCTTGGTCGAGGGTTGCCATGACGTAGAGCATCCCGCCGCGTTCGAGGGAAAGCGGAGACATGGAGATGCTGTCCACGAGGTTCATTTCATATTTGAACTTGCGATAGAGACGTGCGGTGTCGTCACCGGCCAGCAGATGACTGAGCATATCCAGCCCGGCCATTTCCGCGGAGCGCAGGTTCGGGATGGGGAACGCCGCGCCGAGGTAAACCTTGTTCCACTTGCCCGGGATGGCGGTCACTGTGGGGCCGTTGCCCACTTCGGAAATGCCGAACGGCTCGGGCGGCACCACCTCGCGGGTGTTCCTGAGGGACCCGAACAGCCGGTCGGCCTCTGCCACGATCTCGTCGGGATTCACGTTGCCGACTACGCACAGCAGCATGGACTGCGGCTGGTACAGCCGGTCGATGTATTGGTGAATCTCCTTGGCGGTGATGGAGGAAACCGTGTCGCGGTAGCCGATGATGGGCCACTGGTAACTGGTTCCGTTCCATATCTGTGCTTGCAGGGTCTTGAAAATGCGACTGCCGGGATTGTCCTCGCCCTGCGACAGTTCAGAGAGCACCACGTCGCGCTCGTTTTCAAGCTCCTGCGGGTCGATCTCGGCGTTGAAGGCCAGATCCTGTACCACGTCCATGGCCAGCGCCCAGTGGCGATCCGGCACTTCGGCGTAATAATAGGTATAATCGAAACTTGTGGCAGCGTTGAGGTTACCGCCGACGGACTCTACGGCCATGGCGGTTTCTCCGGGACCACGCTTTTCGGTTCCCTTGAAGACCATGTGTTCCAGCAGGTGGCTGATGCCCGCAATTTCGGGGTTTTCGTAGGAAGAACCGGCCTGAACATACAGGCGCACGTTCACCAGCGGAAAACGGTCATCCTGTTTCACCAGCACGGTGAGCCCGTTTTTGAGCTTCACGATGCGTGTCTGGTCCGGGTTCTCGTGTACGGGGTTCGGGATATCCGCGGCCGTGGCCGCATTATGCGGTGCGCATCCGGTCAGGGCCATCAGCAGCCCTCCCAGCAAAACGAGTATTCTGAACATATGCTTACTCCGGTGAGAGCCCGGCTGTGCTCCGGGCTGGATATGAATTTCGTGACGTCGGTCCGGGACCGACCGTATCGGCTTATAGTAATCATTCCTCTCCTCAGTGCAAGGCGGTCTCATCAATGAAGAGCGCCCGTATTCAAAGTGCGGAATACAGTACGTTTTGGGCAGGTTCAAAGCAAGGTGTTTCAGCACATTACCGACCGGGCGGCGTTGACAAACGCCTGACGAACCGACAAGACTACCGGGATACTGGACTGCGGTCGGTTTTGCGTTTGGAAACTTCAATTCGGAGGAAGTCGATGTCAGTAGAATCTAGCCTGATGCCCGGGCGGTCCTCGCGGCTGGACGGGCTTCTCGACTGGATGCAGATGCTTTCCGGTGCTGGGCTCATCCTCTTCATGTGGGCGCACATGGTGCTGGTGGCCAGCGTGGTGGTCAGCCCGGAATGGATGAACGCCATCGCACACTTTTTCGAGTCCACGGGCATGGCTCAGGTCGGTGGCCCGCTCGTATTTCTACTCTTTCTTGCCCACTTCGTGCTGGCAGCGCGCAAGCTGCCGTTTCATCTTGAAGGCCAAAAAACCATCTGGTCCCACGCTCGCATGATGCGCCATGGCGACACCTGGATGTGGATCGTCCAGGCCGTCTCCGCCATGATCATTCTCATCATGGGCGCCATCCACATGTGGGTGGTCCTCACCGACCTGCCGATCACCGCCGCGAAAAGCGCTGCCCGCATCCAGGAAGGCTTCTGGTTCGTCTTCTACCTCGTGCTGCTGCCCCTGGTTGAGTTGCACGTGGGCATCGGCTTCTACCGCATCGGCGTAAAATGGGGTTTCATCAAGAGCAACGGGCGGGGCATCTTCAAGAAACGTGAAAACCTGCTCACGCTGGCGTTCATCATCATCGGCTTCGTGACCCTGCTCAGATTCATGTTCCTCGACATTCCCCAATAACGGAGACACGCCATGCAGACGATTTACACCGACGTACTGGTCATCGGCGCAGGACTCGCCGGAGAGCGCGCCGCCATTGAGGCCGCCACTGCGGGACACTCCACCATCTGCCTGAGCATCGTCCCGGCCCGGCGCTCGCACTCTTCCGCCGCTCAGGGCGGGATGCAGGCGGGCCTTGGCAATTCCTGCATGGGCGACGGGGACTGTCCCGACGTCCATTTCGAGGACACGGTCAAAGGCTCGGACTGGGGCTGCGATCAGGAGGTGGCCCGACTCTTTGCCGAACGCGCCCCCATCGAGATGCGCCAGCTCGCGCACTGGGGCGTGCCGTGGAACCGTGTGGTGCCCGGCAAGTCCACCTATTTCAAGGGCGGACAGCAGTTCGAAAAGGTTGAAAAGGAAGAAAACGCGGGCCTCATCACTTCCCGCGCCTTCGGCGGTACCGCCAAATGGCGGACCTGCTACGTTTCCGACGGCACCGGGCACGCGGTCCTCTTCACCGTGGACAACGTCTGCGCCCAGCACGGCGTGGAAGTTCACGACAAGACCGAGGCCATCTCCCTCATCCACGACGGCGAAACCTGCTTCGGGGTCGTGGCCCGCAGCCTGCGCACCGGTGAACTGATCACCTACATCGCCAAGGCTACCATGGTGGCGTCGGGCGGGTTCGGGCGAATCTATCCCAATACCACCAACGCCGTGATCTGCGACGGCTCGGCACATACAGCGGTGCTGGATACCGGCATCGTGCCCATGGGCAACATGGAAGCCGTCCAATTTCACCCCACGGGCATCGTTCCCACGGATATCCTCGTGACCGAGGGTTGCCGGGGCGACGGTGGCACCCTGCTCGACGTGAACGAAGAACGGTTCATGCACACCTATGAACCGGAAAAGGCCGAGCTGGCCTCCCGCGACGTGGTCTCGCGCTGGATGACCCACCACATGCGCGAAGGATTCGGCGTCAAGAGTTCGTACGGCGACCACCTCTGGCTCGACATCAGACATCTGGGCGAGAAACATATCACCGGCAAGCTCAGGGAAGTCTACGAGATATGCACGGGCTTTCTGGGCATCGATCCCATCCATCAACTCATCCCGGTCCGGCCGACGCAGCATTACTCCATGGGCGGCGTACGCACCAACAAGGACGGCGCGGCCTACGGACTCAAGGGACTGTTCGCCGCGGGCGAGGCGGCCTGCTGGGACATGCACGGCTTCAACCGCCTCGGCGGCAATTCACTGGCCGAGACCGTGGTCGCGGGTGGCATCGTGGGTCGCAAGATCGTGGAATATATGGAGGGCACGGAGGTTCTGTTCAACTCCCGCATCATCGACGAAACATATGCAGCGCAAAAGCAGCGCATCGACGACCTCGTGAGCGGGCGCAAGGGAACGGAAAGCGTCTACAAGGTCCGCGCCGACATGCAGCAGGCCCTTCACAAGGGTGCCAACATCTTCCGTACGCAGGAAGGGCTTGAGGAATGTGTTGATACCTTGCAAAAGGTGCTTGAACGTGCCCGCACAGTGGGCCTTCGCACCAACGGCAAGGGGGCCAGCCCCGAACTTGCGGCAGCGCTGAAGCTTGAAGGTCAGGTAAAAATGGCCCTCATGGTGGCATACGGCGCGCTGAAACGCACCGAATCGCGAGGCTCGCACAACCGTGAGGATTTCCCCGCCCGCAACGACCGCGACTGGCTCGTGCGCACGCTGGCCTACTGGAAGAACCCCGACGACATGCTGCCGACACTCCAATACGAGCCCGCCACCCAAGTGACGGAGATTCCGCCGGGCGACCGCGGTTACGGCAAGATGGCGGTCATCTCCTCGGACGACAGCAAAGGCAAGGAGGGCTGATTCATGTCGAGACTGCTCAAATTCAACATATTCCGCTACACCCCTCAGGACGAAGCCTCGGTGCCGCACATGGACGAATTCGTCCTCGAAGAGACCGAGGCCCTGACCCTATTCATCGCCCTGAACCGCATCCGCGAAGAGCAGGATGCCTCGCTGCAGTTCGACTTCTGCTGCCGCGCCGGTATTTGCGGAGCATGCGGCATGGTCATCAACGGCCGCCCCGGCCTTGCGTGTCACACCAAGACCCGCGACCTGCCCGGCGAAATCACCCTGCTCCCCCTGCCTGTCTTCAAGCTTGTGGGCGACCTCTCGGTGGACACCGGCACATGGTTCCGAGAGATGTATCACAAGACTGAGTCGTGGATTCACACCACCAAGGTCTTCGACGAAAACGCCCTTGAGGACCGCATGGACAACGAAGTGGCCGAGAACATCTACGAGCTGGACCGCTGCATCGAATGCGGCTGCTGCGTCTCCGCATGCGGAACCGCGCGACTTCGCGAAGACTTCATGGGTGCCGTGGCCCTGAACCGCATAGGCCGTTTCCTGATCGACCCGCGCGACCAGCGCACCGAGCGCGACTACTACGAGATAATCGGC belongs to Desulfovibrio oxyclinae DSM 11498 and includes:
- a CDS encoding fumarate reductase flavoprotein subunit — protein: MQTIYTDVLVIGAGLAGERAAIEAATAGHSTICLSIVPARRSHSSAAQGGMQAGLGNSCMGDGDCPDVHFEDTVKGSDWGCDQEVARLFAERAPIEMRQLAHWGVPWNRVVPGKSTYFKGGQQFEKVEKEENAGLITSRAFGGTAKWRTCYVSDGTGHAVLFTVDNVCAQHGVEVHDKTEAISLIHDGETCFGVVARSLRTGELITYIAKATMVASGGFGRIYPNTTNAVICDGSAHTAVLDTGIVPMGNMEAVQFHPTGIVPTDILVTEGCRGDGGTLLDVNEERFMHTYEPEKAELASRDVVSRWMTHHMREGFGVKSSYGDHLWLDIRHLGEKHITGKLREVYEICTGFLGIDPIHQLIPVRPTQHYSMGGVRTNKDGAAYGLKGLFAAGEAACWDMHGFNRLGGNSLAETVVAGGIVGRKIVEYMEGTEVLFNSRIIDETYAAQKQRIDDLVSGRKGTESVYKVRADMQQALHKGANIFRTQEGLEECVDTLQKVLERARTVGLRTNGKGASPELAAALKLEGQVKMALMVAYGALKRTESRGSHNREDFPARNDRDWLVRTLAYWKNPDDMLPTLQYEPATQVTEIPPGDRGYGKMAVISSDDSKGKEG
- a CDS encoding M16 family metallopeptidase: MFRILVLLGGLLMALTGCAPHNAATAADIPNPVHENPDQTRIVKLKNGLTVLVKQDDRFPLVNVRLYVQAGSSYENPEIAGISHLLEHMVFKGTEKRGPGETAMAVESVGGNLNAATSFDYTYYYAEVPDRHWALAMDVVQDLAFNAEIDPQELENERDVVLSELSQGEDNPGSRIFKTLQAQIWNGTSYQWPIIGYRDTVSSITAKEIHQYIDRLYQPQSMLLCVVGNVNPDEIVAEADRLFGSLRNTREVVPPEPFGISEVGNGPTVTAIPGKWNKVYLGAAFPIPNLRSAEMAGLDMLSHLLAGDDTARLYRKFKYEMNLVDSISMSPLSLERGGMLYVMATLDQDKVDEFWPALLNEFESFDPSVFTEREIERARLNISDSMFLAKETLGGLASKIGYFQFFEGGEQAEKNYLFDLEHVDRSEMGQLFDKYVRPDRLSACVLTPEGSDLTAEALETQVTKTWDGKATAAAESAKQSVTEETVIELPGDSKLVLIPDETLPYTAMSLYWRGGDSLIEENEQGLPALAAKALTRGTSRLTNTELEDFMSDRAASMGATSGRTIFAFDAKFPTRFTEELLPVIGQTLTEPAFRPEEVDRSRMDQISEIKRREDRPMGLMFRHLFPLLFKGGPYGYLHDGTVDILTELTRKQAWNYWHQQSKRPFVMSVSGDFDRESIEAFAKGLAETLAPEPDPTEYGAPVWREEHEKTLNLPDRNQAHLLLTFPVPGKLDAEATAELTVLKSVLSGQSGLLFRDLRDKQGLAYTVTALLWQADEAGILGFYIGTSPEKVEQSMDGFKKVAEDLKKNLLPENEIVRARNIIEGDYYQDKQTLLSRSREAAGLMVRGLPRDYEAKLIELATKVTPEDIREIARKYLDPEEAYLMKVMP
- a CDS encoding fumarate reductase — its product is MSVESSLMPGRSSRLDGLLDWMQMLSGAGLILFMWAHMVLVASVVVSPEWMNAIAHFFESTGMAQVGGPLVFLLFLAHFVLAARKLPFHLEGQKTIWSHARMMRHGDTWMWIVQAVSAMIILIMGAIHMWVVLTDLPITAAKSAARIQEGFWFVFYLVLLPLVELHVGIGFYRIGVKWGFIKSNGRGIFKKRENLLTLAFIIIGFVTLLRFMFLDIPQ
- a CDS encoding fumarate reductase iron-sulfur subunit; this encodes MSRLLKFNIFRYTPQDEASVPHMDEFVLEETEALTLFIALNRIREEQDASLQFDFCCRAGICGACGMVINGRPGLACHTKTRDLPGEITLLPLPVFKLVGDLSVDTGTWFREMYHKTESWIHTTKVFDENALEDRMDNEVAENIYELDRCIECGCCVSACGTARLREDFMGAVALNRIGRFLIDPRDQRTERDYYEIIGNDEGIFGCMGLLACEDVCPKHLPLQNQLGFLRRKMGITAIKTLFRK